The DNA segment CTGCATCATAATACTTTTCGATAAATGGAGAAGTATCCATAAATAAAACTAAAACCTTGTTTCCATCTTCCAATTCGAATTCCTTTTTATAATATGTGGAAGGCATATGCCAACGTCGGCTGTGATCTGAATAATCAATCTGAGCTTGCACATTTCCTCTGTGATCGTGATTTCCTAAAGTTGCATACCAATTATTTTGCAAACTATAATCAGTGTAAATATTCTCGAAAGAGGCAGTCCAAGAATAATCTTTAGTGCTCTGAACGCCGTTTGGATAAAAGTTATCTCCTACAGTTATCACAAACTCAGATTCAATTGTAGCGGCGGCTTTTCCCATCTGCTTTGCTACTTCTTTTTGATGAAACTGACCATAGCGACCGAAATCACCCATCAATAAAAAATTTAGACTATTATCAACCTTTTGTAAGTTAGAAATGTAACCTTCGGAATATCCCGATAATTCCTTTTGCTGAACTTCCTGAGCATTAACAGTTTTAAAAAATAATACCGATAAAAAAATTAAAATTATATTTTTCATTTTTGTGAATTATAAAAAGCAGAACAGCATTTTACTACTATTCCACTTTTTTATTTATAAATAAATTATTAAAAATCTAATTTCAATCCCACATTGTAGCGAGCTTGGTAATATTCTACTTGCTGCGTATGTTGTTTAACTCCTTGATAATAGCGTAATGGCTGATTTGTTAGATTATTCGCTTCCGCAAAAAGCCGAAGTTGTTTAGTAATTTTGAAAGATGCATTTGCATCTACAAAAAACTGTTTATCATAATAAGAATCTCGGTCAGCGTCAGGTCCTAGCTCGTCTAAATAATCAGAAGTAAAATTGGTAGAAACTCTTGCGGAGAATCGTTTAT comes from the Flavobacterium ardleyense genome and includes:
- a CDS encoding metallophosphoesterase, with the protein product MKNIILIFLSVLFFKTVNAQEVQQKELSGYSEGYISNLQKVDNSLNFLLMGDFGRYGQFHQKEVAKQMGKAAATIESEFVITVGDNFYPNGVQSTKDYSWTASFENIYTDYSLQNNWYATLGNHDHRGNVQAQIDYSDHSRRWHMPSTYYKKEFELEDGNKVLVLFMDTSPFIEKYYDADSGMSESMKAQDTTTQKKWLLKELATTDKKVTWKIVVGHHPLYSGGKRKSSAETKSFEKNFAGVFDKYKVDAYFCGHEHDLQIIKPKGRYTTQFLSGSACTVRPSGAREGTLFFAEKAGFMTFSITNSKLFAQVVDADGNILYKTLIQKQ